A single genomic interval of Pseudoroseomonas cervicalis harbors:
- a CDS encoding heme ABC transporter ATP-binding protein, with translation MIGLQECRLSRGGRVLLEGVSLALRPGEVLALVGPNGAGKSTLLRLFSGELAPDAGAARLEGRDLAAWDPLALSRRRAVVSQKIALSFPLRAAEVAALGRLPWHGTGAMRQDRAAVAEAMARAGIAHLAERPYGRLSGGEQQRVQIARALAQLSGMARPAALLLDEPTASLDAGHRAQLLRLLRELAAEGLAVLIVLHDLNEARYVADRVALLEQGRLVAEGPPEAVFQPARLEAVYGIPFLATEEALLPRYAAALRP, from the coding sequence ATGATCGGGCTGCAGGAATGCCGCCTGTCGCGCGGCGGCAGGGTGCTGCTGGAGGGTGTCTCCCTGGCGCTGCGCCCGGGCGAGGTGCTGGCGCTGGTCGGCCCCAATGGCGCCGGGAAATCCACCCTGCTGCGGCTCTTCTCCGGCGAGCTGGCCCCCGATGCGGGCGCGGCGCGGCTGGAGGGGCGCGACCTCGCCGCCTGGGACCCGCTGGCGCTGTCGCGGCGGCGCGCCGTGGTCAGCCAGAAGATCGCCCTCTCCTTCCCGCTGCGCGCGGCGGAGGTGGCGGCCCTCGGCCGGCTGCCCTGGCACGGCACCGGGGCGATGCGCCAGGACCGCGCGGCGGTGGCCGAGGCCATGGCCCGCGCCGGCATCGCGCATCTGGCGGAACGGCCCTATGGGCGGCTCTCGGGCGGCGAGCAGCAGCGGGTGCAGATCGCCCGCGCCCTGGCGCAGCTCTCCGGCATGGCAAGGCCGGCGGCGCTGCTGCTGGACGAGCCGACGGCCAGCCTGGATGCCGGCCATCGCGCCCAGCTGCTGCGCCTGTTGCGCGAGCTGGCGGCGGAGGGGCTGGCAGTGCTGATCGTGCTGCACGACCTGAACGAGGCGCGCTACGTCGCCGACCGCGTCGCCCTGCTGGAGCAGGGCCGGCTGGTGGCCGAGGGCCCGCCGGAGGCCGTGTTCCAGCCGGCGCGGCTGGAGGCGGTCTATGGCATCCCCTTCCTGGCGACGGAGGAGGCGCTGCTGCCGCGCTACGCCGCCGCCCTCCGCCCCTGA
- a CDS encoding iron ABC transporter permease — translation MVPGLTLPRLARRHPWAGAWGFGVLALLAALLAGLALGPASVSGAALWATLLDALGLAPLPRALQREAAVLTIIRLPRALLAMMVGGGLGVAGAVMQGLFRNPLADPGLIGVSAGAALGAVTTIVFGGALLALGGGLLGLWLLPLAAFAGGLGATLLIIRLGRREGVTAVATLLLAGVAVNALAAALTGMLIFMADERQARDITFWTMGSLSGARWSQMPVLLALVLLPTLALLRLARPLNALVLGEAEAFHLGLKVERVKRQATLLAAIAVSAGVAFTGLIGFVGLVVPHLVRLAWGADHRLVLPLSALLGAALLVLADLAARSLAAPAELPIGVVTALLGAPFFLWLLRRGGVA, via the coding sequence ATGGTACCGGGGCTGACGCTGCCCCGCCTGGCGCGGCGCCACCCCTGGGCCGGGGCCTGGGGCTTCGGTGTGCTGGCGCTGCTGGCGGCGCTGCTGGCCGGGCTCGCCCTCGGCCCCGCCTCGGTCTCCGGCGCCGCGCTCTGGGCGACGCTGCTGGACGCGCTGGGCCTCGCCCCGCTGCCGCGCGCCCTGCAGCGGGAGGCGGCGGTGCTCACCATCATCCGCCTGCCGCGCGCGCTGCTGGCCATGATGGTGGGCGGCGGGCTCGGCGTGGCGGGGGCGGTGATGCAGGGGCTGTTCCGCAACCCGCTGGCCGATCCGGGGCTGATCGGCGTCTCCGCCGGGGCGGCGCTCGGCGCCGTCACCACCATCGTCTTCGGCGGCGCGCTGCTGGCGCTGGGCGGCGGGCTGCTCGGGTTGTGGCTGCTGCCGCTGGCCGCCTTCGCCGGCGGGCTCGGCGCCACGCTGCTGATCATCCGCCTCGGCCGGCGCGAGGGGGTGACGGCGGTGGCGACGCTGCTGCTGGCCGGCGTCGCGGTGAACGCCCTGGCCGCGGCGCTGACCGGCATGCTGATCTTCATGGCTGATGAGCGCCAGGCGCGCGACATCACCTTCTGGACCATGGGCAGCCTGTCCGGCGCGCGCTGGTCGCAGATGCCGGTGCTGCTGGCCTTGGTGCTGCTGCCGACCCTCGCTTTGCTGCGCCTGGCCCGGCCGCTGAACGCCCTGGTGCTGGGTGAGGCCGAGGCCTTCCATCTTGGCCTGAAGGTGGAGCGGGTGAAGCGCCAGGCGACGCTGCTGGCCGCCATCGCCGTCTCCGCCGGCGTGGCCTTCACCGGGCTGATCGGCTTCGTGGGCCTGGTCGTGCCGCATCTGGTGCGGCTGGCCTGGGGGGCGGATCACCGGCTGGTGCTGCCGCTCTCCGCCCTGCTCGGCGCCGCGCTGCTGGTGCTGGCCGACCTCGCCGCGCGCAGCCTGGCCGCCCCGGCCGAGCTGCCGATCGGCGTCGTCACCGCCCTCCTCGGCGCGCCCTTCTTCCTGTGGCTGCTGCGGCGCGGGGGGGTGGCATGA